A genomic window from Massilia sp. METH4 includes:
- the tssE gene encoding type VI secretion system baseplate subunit TssE — protein sequence MHGYTPGLFDRLMDAPAPGASQATVSRLSIEDLKETVARDLEALLNTRIALPDELLQQFPQCRRSLVTYGLQDFAGRSLSSFDDRAYICACLEEAIARHEPRLRNVRATLELREDAVNCLNFAITALLVVNPAQEPVNFDAILQPSSQHYTISKARRPGSAGA from the coding sequence ATGCACGGCTATACACCAGGCCTGTTCGACCGGCTCATGGATGCGCCCGCGCCTGGCGCCTCGCAGGCAACGGTATCGCGGTTGTCGATCGAAGACCTCAAGGAAACGGTCGCCCGCGATCTCGAAGCCTTGCTCAACACCCGCATCGCACTGCCGGATGAACTGCTGCAGCAGTTTCCGCAGTGCCGCCGTTCGCTGGTGACCTACGGCCTGCAGGATTTCGCAGGCCGTTCCCTGTCCAGCTTCGACGACCGTGCCTACATTTGCGCCTGCCTCGAGGAGGCCATCGCGCGCCATGAGCCGCGCCTGCGCAATGTGCGCGCCACGCTCGAACTGCGCGAGGATGCAGTCAATTGCCTCAATTTCGCCATCACCGCGCTCCTGGTCGTCAACCCGGCCCAGGAACCGGTCAATTTCGACGCCATCCTGCAGCCCTCCAGTCAGCATTACACGATCAGCAAGGCACGCCGGCCAGGATCGGCAGGAGCATGA
- a CDS encoding type VI secretion system tube protein Hcp, giving the protein MAIDVYLQIDGIKGESADSSHKDWIEVKSVNWEVLQPKSATASTGGGHTAERTEHRDIVISKLADLATPLLLQNCSSGKTLPKAKFEFLRADGQGERVKYFEIELENVLISSVAPSVAPGDILTEDVKLKYSKVKWKYTQQKVGGGIGGNTSGGWDLSTNKVA; this is encoded by the coding sequence ATGGCAATCGACGTCTACCTGCAGATCGACGGTATCAAGGGCGAATCCGCCGACTCCAGCCACAAGGACTGGATCGAGGTGAAGTCCGTGAACTGGGAAGTGCTGCAGCCGAAATCGGCAACCGCATCGACCGGTGGCGGCCACACCGCCGAGCGTACCGAGCACCGCGACATCGTGATCTCGAAGCTGGCCGACCTGGCAACCCCGCTGCTGCTGCAGAATTGCTCTTCGGGTAAAACCCTGCCGAAGGCCAAGTTCGAATTCCTGCGTGCGGATGGCCAGGGCGAACGCGTGAAGTACTTCGAGATCGAACTGGAAAACGTGCTGATCTCCAGCGTCGCTCCGTCCGTGGCGCCGGGCGACATCCTGACCGAGGACGTGAAGCTGAAGTACTCCAAGGTCAAGTGGAAGTACACCCAGCAAAAAGTCGGCGGCGGCATCGGTGGCAACACCTCCGGCGGCTGGGACCTGTCGACCAACAAGGTCGCCTAA
- the tssC gene encoding type VI secretion system contractile sheath large subunit: MSAQLNAGGAAAATEETALLDQIVEESRVARSSSEHERAKDLIAELVNQVMEGTVVVSDNLAATIDARVAELDEMISQQLSAVMHAPQFQKLESSWTGLHYLVKNSATGQNIKIKMLNATKKELVKDFQSAIEFDQSTMFKKVYEEEFGTFGGAPFGALVGDYEITRQPEDMYFIEQMSHVAAAAHAPFISAASPELFGLDSYSELGRPRDLSKLFDTMEYYKWKAFRESEDARYVGLTLPRFLGRLPYNPADGAITEGFNFVEDVDGTDHQKYLWCNAAYAFASKLTAAFADYGWCAAIRGVEGGGLVEDLPTHTFKTDEGEVALKCPTEIAITDRREKELSDLGFISLVHCKNTDYAAFFGAQSAQKARKYASDAANANAVLSSQLQYIFAVSRIAHYMKAMMRDKIGSFSAASNVEDFLNRWLTQYVLLDDNASQEQKAQFPLREASVQVSEVPGRPGVFRAVSFLRPHFQLDELSVSLRLVAELPTTKP; encoded by the coding sequence ATGTCCGCACAACTGAACGCCGGCGGCGCGGCCGCCGCCACCGAAGAGACCGCGCTGCTGGACCAGATCGTCGAGGAAAGCCGTGTCGCCCGCTCGAGCTCCGAGCATGAACGCGCCAAGGACCTGATCGCCGAACTGGTCAACCAGGTCATGGAAGGCACCGTGGTCGTGTCCGACAACCTGGCCGCGACGATCGATGCGCGCGTCGCGGAACTGGACGAGATGATCTCCCAGCAGCTGTCGGCCGTGATGCACGCGCCGCAGTTCCAGAAGCTAGAGTCCAGCTGGACCGGCCTGCACTACCTGGTCAAGAACAGCGCCACCGGCCAGAACATCAAGATCAAGATGCTCAACGCGACCAAGAAGGAACTGGTCAAGGACTTCCAGAGCGCGATCGAGTTCGACCAGAGCACGATGTTCAAGAAGGTCTACGAAGAGGAATTCGGCACCTTCGGCGGCGCCCCGTTCGGCGCCCTGGTTGGCGACTACGAGATCACCCGCCAGCCGGAAGACATGTACTTCATCGAACAGATGTCGCACGTGGCCGCGGCCGCGCATGCGCCGTTCATCAGCGCCGCGTCGCCCGAGCTGTTCGGCCTGGACAGCTACAGCGAACTGGGTCGCCCGCGCGACCTGTCCAAGCTGTTCGACACGATGGAGTACTACAAGTGGAAGGCCTTCCGCGAGTCGGAAGATGCGCGCTACGTGGGCCTGACCCTGCCGCGCTTCCTGGGCCGCCTGCCGTACAACCCGGCCGACGGCGCCATCACCGAAGGCTTCAACTTCGTCGAGGACGTGGACGGCACCGATCACCAGAAATACCTGTGGTGCAATGCCGCCTATGCGTTCGCCAGCAAGCTGACCGCCGCGTTCGCGGACTACGGCTGGTGCGCGGCGATCCGCGGCGTGGAAGGCGGCGGCCTGGTCGAAGACCTGCCGACCCACACTTTCAAGACCGACGAAGGCGAAGTGGCGCTCAAGTGCCCGACCGAGATCGCCATCACCGACCGCCGCGAGAAGGAACTGTCCGACCTGGGCTTCATCTCGCTGGTGCATTGCAAGAACACCGATTACGCCGCCTTCTTCGGCGCGCAGTCGGCGCAGAAGGCGCGCAAGTACGCGTCCGACGCGGCCAACGCCAACGCGGTGCTGTCCTCGCAGCTGCAGTACATCTTCGCCGTCTCGCGCATCGCCCACTACATGAAGGCGATGATGCGCGACAAGATCGGCAGCTTCTCCGCCGCATCGAACGTCGAGGACTTCCTGAACCGCTGGCTGACCCAGTACGTGCTGCTGGACGATAACGCGAGCCAGGAACAGAAGGCCCAGTTCCCGCTGCGCGAAGCGTCGGTGCAGGTCTCCGAGGTGCCGGGCCGCCCGGGCGTGTTCCGCGCCGTGTCGTTCCTGCGCCCGCACTTCCAGCTCGACGAGCTCTCCGTTTCACTCCGACTGGTCGCGGAGCTGCCTACGACCAAACCGTAA
- the tssB gene encoding type VI secretion system contractile sheath small subunit — translation MSKSESVQKRLQKVRPPRVQMTYDVEIGDSIESKELPFVMGVVGDFGGNSEVEQKRLKERTFVNVDRDNFDEVLKGVQPRATYQVENTLAGDNSTFAVDLKFESLDDFRPEAVVQQVEPLKKLLEARTKLADLRNKLAGNDKLEDLLNDVLNSTEKLAELGQQANARKE, via the coding sequence ATGTCTAAATCAGAAAGTGTGCAAAAGCGCTTGCAAAAGGTGCGGCCTCCGCGAGTGCAGATGACGTATGACGTTGAAATCGGCGACTCCATCGAGAGCAAGGAATTGCCCTTCGTGATGGGCGTGGTGGGCGACTTCGGCGGCAACTCGGAAGTGGAGCAGAAGCGCCTGAAGGAGCGCACGTTCGTCAACGTGGACCGCGACAACTTCGACGAGGTGCTCAAGGGCGTGCAGCCGCGCGCCACGTACCAGGTCGAGAACACCCTGGCGGGCGATAACAGCACGTTCGCCGTGGACCTGAAATTCGAATCGCTGGACGACTTCCGCCCCGAAGCCGTGGTGCAGCAGGTCGAGCCCCTGAAGAAGCTGCTGGAAGCGCGCACCAAGCTGGCCGACCTGCGCAACAAGCTGGCCGGCAACGACAAGCTGGAAGACCTGCTCAACGACGTGTTGAACAGCACCGAGAAACTGGCCGAGCTGGGCCAGCAAGCCAACGCCAGGAAAGAGTGA
- the tssK gene encoding type VI secretion system baseplate subunit TssK: MTSKVLWGEGLFLRPQHFQQQDLYHEHRLHHSLRAVHPYAWGVNTLRVDTDALANNVLRVLELSLRFPDGELVEAPAADALPPSVDLSTMLQSQQTVTFYAALPAFKPFGGNFCPPGQVIDSARYVQDNRDTPDLYTQAAQAQLAYLKKSVRLVAEFEPRDSYTSFPLLRLRRLATGGFELDPDFIPPALSVQSVPALAQQLRRLLDALQAKVSALYGHHREPNRNVIEYRSGDMSSFWLLHTASSAYASLTHYFHHPALHPERLFEQLLGLAGALMTFSKSWTLADLPAYQHGDPGPGFARLHLIIRELIDTVISSKYFAIALEETRPSYFLGKLDSGKIDEKTAFYLAVSAAMPTIELVDAVPMRFKVGAPDDVDKLVLSAMPGVRLQHAPQVPAAIPVRPDTVYFTVDAKGQLYDRMLKAQSISIYVPMGMEDLRLELAAVTS, encoded by the coding sequence ATGACAAGCAAAGTTTTATGGGGAGAAGGGCTGTTCCTGCGCCCTCAGCACTTCCAGCAGCAGGACCTGTACCACGAGCACCGGCTGCACCACAGCCTGCGGGCGGTCCATCCCTACGCCTGGGGCGTGAATACCCTGCGCGTCGATACCGATGCGCTGGCCAACAATGTTCTGCGCGTGCTCGAACTCTCGCTGCGCTTCCCGGACGGCGAACTGGTCGAGGCGCCCGCCGCCGACGCACTCCCGCCGAGCGTCGATTTGTCGACCATGCTGCAAAGCCAGCAGACCGTGACGTTCTATGCCGCCCTGCCCGCCTTCAAGCCGTTCGGGGGCAATTTCTGCCCGCCCGGCCAGGTGATCGACAGCGCCCGCTACGTGCAGGACAACCGCGACACGCCGGACCTGTACACCCAGGCCGCCCAGGCGCAGCTCGCGTATTTGAAAAAGTCGGTGCGCCTCGTTGCCGAATTCGAGCCGCGCGATTCCTACACCAGCTTCCCGCTGCTGCGCCTGCGCCGGCTCGCCACCGGGGGCTTCGAGCTCGATCCGGACTTCATACCGCCGGCCCTGTCCGTGCAGAGCGTGCCGGCGCTGGCCCAGCAGCTGCGCCGCCTGCTCGATGCGCTGCAAGCAAAGGTCAGCGCCCTGTACGGCCATCACCGCGAGCCGAACCGCAACGTGATCGAATACCGCTCCGGCGACATGTCCTCGTTCTGGCTGCTGCACACGGCCAGCTCGGCGTACGCGTCGCTGACGCACTACTTCCACCACCCGGCACTGCACCCGGAACGCCTGTTCGAACAGCTGCTCGGCCTGGCCGGCGCGCTGATGACGTTCTCGAAGAGCTGGACCCTCGCCGACCTGCCGGCTTACCAGCACGGCGACCCCGGCCCCGGCTTCGCGCGCCTGCACCTGATCATTCGCGAGCTGATCGATACGGTGATCTCGTCCAAGTACTTTGCCATCGCGCTCGAGGAAACCCGGCCTTCGTATTTCCTGGGCAAGCTCGACTCGGGCAAGATCGACGAGAAGACGGCGTTCTACCTGGCCGTGTCGGCCGCCATGCCGACGATCGAGCTGGTCGATGCCGTGCCGATGCGCTTCAAGGTCGGCGCGCCCGACGACGTGGACAAGCTGGTGCTCTCGGCCATGCCCGGCGTGCGGCTGCAGCATGCGCCGCAGGTGCCCGCCGCGATCCCCGTGCGGCCCGACACGGTGTACTTCACCGTCGATGCCAAGGGCCAGCTGTACGATCGCATGCTCAAGGCCCAGTCGATTTCGATCTACGTGCCGATGGGCATGGAAGACCTGCGACTCGAACTGGCCGCCGTGACCTCCTGA
- the icmH gene encoding type IVB secretion system protein IcmH/DotU, whose translation MNTMTVPSLIDNAAPASHASAAPQTLLDLMYDGFYALFMLKNGNAPQNDRDFAARMIQFLDEFGRNAKKQGASADDIDAAKYAFCAAVDEIILRSDFSIRDAWGRKPLQLALFGEQLAGENFFVRLEALRLRGSTHLQALEVFHMCLLLGFQGRYILEGSEKLNYFTSRLGDEIAHMKGKRGGFAPHAERPDQVVNKLRSDLPLWVLATVFALICALGYIGLRTALGKTTEQQMAAYHDVVKMAPRAANLTITLP comes from the coding sequence ATGAACACCATGACAGTCCCTTCCCTGATCGATAACGCCGCCCCGGCCAGCCACGCCAGCGCGGCACCGCAAACCCTGCTCGACCTGATGTACGACGGCTTCTATGCGCTGTTCATGCTCAAGAACGGCAACGCGCCGCAGAACGACCGCGATTTCGCCGCCCGCATGATCCAGTTCCTGGACGAGTTCGGCCGCAACGCGAAGAAGCAGGGCGCCTCCGCCGACGACATCGATGCCGCCAAGTACGCATTCTGCGCCGCGGTCGACGAGATCATCCTGCGCAGCGACTTCTCGATTCGCGACGCGTGGGGCCGCAAGCCCCTGCAACTGGCGCTGTTCGGCGAGCAGCTGGCCGGCGAAAACTTCTTCGTCCGCCTGGAAGCGCTGCGCCTGCGCGGCAGCACGCACCTGCAGGCGCTCGAGGTATTCCACATGTGCCTGCTGCTCGGCTTCCAGGGCCGCTACATCCTCGAGGGGTCGGAAAAGCTGAATTACTTCACGTCGCGCCTGGGTGACGAGATCGCCCACATGAAGGGCAAGCGCGGCGGCTTCGCTCCGCACGCCGAGCGCCCCGACCAGGTCGTGAACAAGCTGCGCAGCGACCTGCCCCTGTGGGTGCTGGCTACCGTGTTCGCGCTGATCTGCGCGCTCGGCTACATCGGCCTGCGCACCGCGCTGGGCAAGACGACCGAACAGCAGATGGCGGCCTACCACGACGTGGTGAAGATGGCGCCGCGCGCCGCGAACCTCACGATCACACTGCCCTGA
- a CDS encoding type VI secretion system Vgr family protein, with protein MELQSLMSALGRFGTGLFQHARLIQLASAQDGALPEALMAERFAGREAVGEPYAFDVDALSTSTDLDLNGFIGEELTVTLLQPDDSRRAWHGICTRAEWLGADGGVARYRLHLEPALALLRLRRDSYIFQDKNALDIVTELFADYPQLRFEFDVTQELAARPVCTQYRESDYDFFARLMASEGLSWRFEHDQADEGGDGQARHRLVIFDSQAAVPATPGNPEIRFHGMRASERDDAIDRFGARRQAAASAVSISSWDPSLLLAPSAEQQSALDAGEVPPLAVFDGSGERIASGDAELHSRLMLQALELDNKLFTGEGAVRRLAAGHAFQLTQHERYPDGENAFKVLWVEHEARNNFEPALAGSASGIEPGTYRNRFCCVREAVPVVPAATALPHPHTALGPQTALVVGVANETATTTRDHQVRVQFAWQRGIAANGGGLNHDVDEQGSAPGDEHSGTWVRVAEALAGPNWGTQFTPRIGTEVLVDFIENDIDRPVIVAQLYTGADTPPFAAGADSGVNHPGTISGIHTQSFDGGGFNQWQLDDTQGQLRMRLATSSAASQLNLGYLVAQSPRSAHRGAYRGSGFELRTDAWAVVRGGEGVLLTTAARPGQLSGVTSTQMDALEAVSSLKAAQTLDTALIDAAKAQKALASDATMQAQKDLLALLDPEEKGKYDGMVNGQDALKAQAGSRDPDGSAPVEKFGAPVVVMDSSASVNLATPASTVLFAGEQVHWSSQSDLHIAAGFTVSSVSAEATGLFTHEGGVQAFAGNGPVSLQAHTDQLEILADKEVVVISVNDSIEIKASRKIVLQAGQSSVTLDGPDITFACPGNFTVKGGKHVLDGGATKKAQTAVLPSIASKLTNYIALNYRDIYGAPIGNVGYKIFFEGGAVIAGKLDEHGNAHHDNVPEKSVRAEYEQRKPDSEKPWNPLNEMLDKARERFES; from the coding sequence ATGGAACTGCAGTCCCTGATGTCGGCGCTGGGCCGCTTCGGCACCGGCCTGTTCCAGCACGCCCGCCTGATCCAGCTTGCCAGCGCCCAGGATGGCGCCTTGCCCGAAGCCCTGATGGCCGAGCGCTTTGCCGGCCGCGAGGCGGTCGGCGAACCGTATGCGTTCGACGTGGATGCCTTGAGCACGTCGACCGACCTGGACCTGAACGGGTTCATCGGCGAGGAATTGACGGTCACCCTGCTCCAGCCGGACGACTCGCGCCGCGCCTGGCACGGCATCTGCACCCGCGCCGAATGGCTCGGCGCGGACGGCGGCGTGGCGCGCTACCGGCTGCATCTGGAACCGGCGCTGGCGCTGCTGCGCCTGCGTCGCGACAGCTACATCTTCCAGGACAAGAACGCGCTCGACATCGTCACCGAGCTGTTCGCCGACTATCCGCAGCTGCGCTTCGAATTCGACGTGACACAGGAGCTGGCCGCCCGCCCCGTCTGCACGCAGTACCGCGAAAGCGACTACGACTTCTTCGCGCGCCTGATGGCTTCCGAAGGCCTGTCCTGGCGCTTCGAGCATGACCAGGCGGACGAAGGCGGTGATGGCCAGGCGCGCCACAGGCTGGTGATCTTCGACAGCCAGGCCGCGGTCCCCGCCACGCCCGGCAATCCGGAAATCCGCTTCCACGGCATGCGCGCCAGCGAACGGGACGACGCGATCGACCGCTTCGGCGCGCGCCGGCAAGCGGCCGCCAGCGCGGTGTCGATCAGCAGCTGGGACCCTTCGCTATTGCTGGCACCCTCCGCCGAGCAGCAATCGGCATTGGACGCTGGCGAGGTGCCGCCGCTGGCCGTGTTCGACGGCAGCGGCGAGCGCATCGCCAGCGGCGACGCCGAACTGCACAGCCGATTGATGCTCCAGGCGCTGGAACTGGACAACAAGCTGTTCACGGGCGAAGGCGCGGTCCGCCGCCTGGCGGCCGGCCATGCCTTCCAGCTCACGCAGCACGAGCGCTATCCCGATGGCGAGAACGCCTTCAAGGTGCTGTGGGTCGAGCACGAGGCCCGCAACAACTTCGAGCCCGCGCTCGCCGGCAGTGCTTCCGGCATCGAGCCGGGCACCTATCGCAACCGCTTCTGCTGCGTGCGCGAGGCCGTGCCGGTGGTACCGGCGGCAACCGCCCTGCCCCATCCCCACACGGCGCTGGGGCCGCAGACCGCGCTAGTGGTCGGCGTCGCCAATGAAACCGCGACCACCACGCGCGACCACCAGGTGCGCGTGCAATTCGCCTGGCAGCGCGGGATCGCCGCCAACGGGGGTGGCTTGAACCACGACGTCGATGAACAAGGCAGCGCGCCGGGTGACGAGCATTCTGGCACGTGGGTGCGCGTCGCCGAAGCGCTGGCCGGCCCCAACTGGGGCACGCAATTCACGCCGCGCATCGGTACCGAGGTGCTGGTCGACTTCATCGAAAACGACATCGACCGCCCGGTCATCGTCGCCCAACTGTACACGGGCGCGGACACGCCGCCGTTCGCCGCCGGGGCCGATTCCGGCGTCAACCACCCCGGCACCATTTCCGGCATCCACACGCAAAGCTTCGATGGCGGCGGCTTCAACCAGTGGCAGCTGGACGACACGCAGGGCCAGCTGCGCATGCGCCTGGCCACGTCGAGCGCCGCTTCGCAGCTGAACCTGGGCTACCTGGTCGCCCAGTCGCCCCGCTCCGCGCATCGCGGCGCCTACCGCGGCAGCGGCTTCGAATTGCGCACGGATGCCTGGGCCGTGGTGCGCGGCGGCGAAGGCGTGCTGCTTACCACCGCGGCCCGGCCTGGGCAGCTCTCTGGCGTCACGTCGACGCAGATGGATGCCCTGGAAGCCGTGTCGTCCCTGAAGGCCGCGCAAACGCTCGATACGGCCCTGATCGATGCCGCGAAGGCGCAGAAAGCGTTGGCCAGCGATGCGACCATGCAGGCGCAGAAGGATTTGCTGGCGCTGCTCGACCCGGAGGAAAAGGGCAAGTACGACGGTATGGTGAATGGCCAGGATGCGTTGAAGGCGCAGGCCGGATCGCGCGACCCGGATGGTTCGGCGCCGGTCGAGAAGTTTGGCGCACCGGTTGTGGTGATGGATTCCTCTGCCAGCGTCAACCTGGCTACTCCCGCTTCGACCGTGTTGTTCGCCGGGGAGCAGGTGCATTGGTCTTCTCAGTCAGACTTGCATATCGCGGCGGGGTTCACCGTGTCGTCCGTGTCCGCCGAGGCGACCGGGCTGTTCACGCATGAAGGAGGCGTGCAGGCGTTTGCCGGCAATGGGCCGGTGTCGTTGCAGGCGCATACCGATCAGCTGGAGATTTTGGCGGACAAGGAAGTGGTCGTCATCTCGGTCAATGACAGTATCGAGATCAAGGCCAGCAGAAAGATTGTGCTGCAGGCGGGGCAGTCGTCGGTGACGCTGGATGGGCCGGACATAACGTTTGCCTGTCCGGGGAATTTTACGGTCAAGGGTGGGAAGCACGTATTAGATGGCGGCGCGACCAAAAAAGCGCAGACAGCGGTGCTGCCGAGCATAGCCAGCAAATTGACAAATTACATTGCGCTCAACTATCGAGATATTTATGGAGCACCTATTGGCAATGTCGGCTATAAGATCTTCTTTGAAGGTGGCGCGGTTATCGCCGGAAAATTGGATGAGCACGGCAATGCTCACCATGATAACGTACCAGAAAAATCGGTCAGAGCAGAATACGAGCAACGCAAGCCAGACTCCGAAAAGCCGTGGAATCCGTTGAATGAGATGCTAGACAAGGCACGGGAGCGCTTCGAATCCTGA
- a CDS encoding contractile injection system protein, VgrG/Pvc8 family: MDAGEVPPLAVFDGSGERIASGDAELHSRLMLQALELDNKLFTGEGAVRRLTAGHAFQLTQHERYPEPPRTEL; encoded by the coding sequence TTGGACGCCGGCGAGGTGCCGCCGCTGGCCGTGTTCGACGGCAGCGGCGAACGCATCGCCAGCGGCGACGCCGAACTGCACAGCCGATTGATGCTCCAGGCACTGGAACTGGACAACAAGTTGTTCACGGGCGAAGGCGCGGTCCGCCGGCTCACGGCCGGCCATGCCTTCCAGCTCACCCAGCACGAGCGCTATCCCGAGCCCCCCCGCACCGAGCTTTGA